Part of the Candidatus Brocadia sinica JPN1 genome, TTGAAGACATTCTTCTGCAACGAGGATTATGAGGGATACATAGACTTGATGTCCCAGTGAGGTACGCACTGGAACATTGAAGTATGGGCATATTGCCTGATGCCAAACCATGTACACCTAATTGCAGTTCCGCCTTCTAAAAAGGCGTTTAGTCAGGCGATTGGCGAAGCGCATCGGCGCTACACGCGTCGCGTAAACTTTCGGGAAGGTTGGAGAGGACACCTATGGCAAGGACGTTTTGCTCTCAAAGGGTCTATCGGATGAGGAAGTCGAAAAGCTTCGATGTTACGAGCGAACCGGGAGACCTCTTGGCACTGACAGTTTTTTGGCATGGCTTGAAAATGTACTTGGTAGAATACTCCGTAAGCAGAAACCTGGCCAAAGGTGACTCAAAAGAAAAATAAGAATCTCTAAAATTAAGTATGGTGTCCCCGAATTCGCGCAAGAATACCGGAGAGAAGACGAAGGATACTATGGATGGAGACGTCCTGGAACTTACGGGGGATGAGTGGGAGGAGGAGACAGGACAGTTGGCTGGAATATTTGGAGTAAGTAACGAGGAGGAAATACCCCTGAGGTGTGTAAGCGCTTTACAGGAGGATAGTGAGCGGTTTTATGTGTTGGAGGTACTGGGAAAGAGTGAGGATAGTTTGCAGGTGGGTGTGATGGAGTGGAGGAAGGTAGGGTTTGTGAATGGTGGTCTAAGGAGTGTCAGCGGTTTGTCCCTGAGGTGGAAGCCGAGTCATACAGTTATAACCTGCCGGAGATTGCATCAGGAGCCCCCCAATCATACGCCCCCAACACCTGGTCTCCAACGACTGTTACTCCAGCCCCGTCTGCCCGTATCGGGCAGACGGGGGTGTGGACGGGCTCGCAGATGATCGTGTGGGGGGATGGAATGGCACGAATTATTTCAACACCGGCGGACGCTATAACCCCACAACAAACACATGGACGGCCACATCCACCACAGGCGCCCCCTCTGCCCGATTCAGGCACACGGCGGTGTGGACGGGTGCACAGATGATTGTGTGGGGCGGATGGAATGGTACGAGTTATTTCAACACCGGAGGTCTCTATACCCCATAAGAGGCATGGGAAAAAAGCTTCTTGTGGAAAGGGAAGGTACGAGGAGGGACACGGTATTTCCGGGTCCCTCCGTACCTTGTGAAAAAGGGGATTTATAAATGTCTAATTCTAGTCCGAACAAGTCGGAACGTATAGTGCGGGTGGTTTACCCCGTTAGCTATGAGATATCGAACAGGAGACACAATGAAAATTCACAAGTTTCCAAAGTCCCGTTACTCACTACAATACAATATCTCACGGGGTTGATTCCCACTAAAGTGCCGACCACAAGGGTTCGGCGCTAGTGCGCCTGAAAGTGCACAATGCCAGAGGGGGTGAAAGTCCCCTTCAGGGAAAACGCTTTCCGCCCTGCAACAGACCGTAACTGCGAGACTCTATGGCCGGTTCAATCTTGCAGATAGAATCAGAAATTTCAAGTTTGGTAGCCGAACAGCTGACAAACTGAGCATTGTACGCGATGCCAGGGCGCAGACTGAAGTCTACGGCTACCAAATACCCAAAAACCGCATAAAAAAGGAACCATGGGTGACCCTTCTTTCTTCTTACAGTAGTAAGGAAGGTATACACAACGTCTTAAGTAATTGCGCATAAAGGCGTTGTTTAGAATTGATAGCCTATCCTACAAATACTGGATAATCTGTGTCCTTCCATATTCCCTTTCTCCTCTTTCAATCTTCAATGCCCCCAAACGTATTGTTGCAATTTTAGAAATATTGCTCACGGGGGTGAAGAGTGTTATTTTTCCGGCAAAAGGATCTAAATCGGTAACAGTGCCAAGACCCAGGGTAGTATTGTTTTCGTCGTTGAGGCCCACTAAAAGGTCTTTTAATTGTTGTCTTTCAATCAGTACAACCGAGGAAGCGCCAAAATAACCTTTCAGTTTATAGACCGGTATTGATACGTCCATGTGGTCTGGCATGATCAGGAGTTCAGTGCCACATTTTTCCATGTAGAGATGGTTCATACCATGGATGCAGGCTTCTTTTGGTAATTCGGCTGGTTGTATCCTTTGACCGGTACCTATAATACAAGATGGGAATGCCACCTTGTGAATTGGGCAATCTACGATTTTTGCCGATTTGAAATATGCTTTATATTTTTCACTCCTGTATCTCTGCCTTTCGGCCTGTGAACGGGTTACTACGTGTTTCGAACATACCAGCCGCATAACCTGCCAACCCATTTTTTCGTAACCTCTCAAAAGATGTTCCATCTCGTCTTCTGCCTGTAACGCAAGAATCCGTTGCGGACGAAGCATTTCTATTTTATGGAGTTTCAGGATGCGGGCGACGGGCCCATCAATAAAACCTGTCGTGTCTACCAGGGTGATATGTGAGCCTTGTTGCTGGGATTTGTCAACCATCGTTTTTATTGCATGAAGTGTCTGCAATAAAAAACCTTCGGGTGCAGTATTTCCTACAAAATGGAGATATAAGGGGTTTGCAGAATTATTTTGATGCGGAGGTGTGTTGAAAATCTTTAAACTTACCGTTGTTGGCGGGCCTAATGTAGATTGGCCTAAATCGCTATCGACATATCCCACGCGTGTTCCGGAAGCCGCCCATGTATGGATCAGATACTTACACAGGGTGCTTTTGCCGCTATCGGTCTTGCCAAGGACAATACATACTTTTGCGTCTTGCTTTATCCGCTTTGCTGCCTGCTCCCATTCCTTCCGGATATCGATCGTGTCCATTATTCATTATCAAATTTTACGTCTTTAACCTCCAGCTCCAGTTGCTCATTATCCATCCAATTATTTATTTTTACCGCAAAGGCAATTGAACACGTCCTTCCATTTTGTCTAAGTCTGTCCATGTGCTCTCCCATACCAAAGGCAACTGCCCTGATGGCTGCGTCTCCCTGTTTAACATAGAAACTCAGATGTTGTCCTTTCGAGCCGATACGGCGCGGCTGTCCGACAATTTTTAAATTTGTAGCAGCAAATAAGGGTATGGGATTTCCCTCACCGTGGGGGGAGAGGCGTGCAAGCTCCGTTACCAATGCCTTGGACAACATGGAGAGTGTGACTTCCGCATCAATATTCAGGACGGGCACCAGATCCGTCTTGCAAAGTCTTTGAGATGTCATACTATTGAGCATCTCACGAAAGGCATCAATATTATCCGGGTGTATCTTTAATCCTGCGGCTTGTGCATGACCACCCACAGAAAGTAATTTATTCCTGCAATTTTCAAGGGCCTCCAGGATATGAAATGAGGGAATGGAACGTGCGGAACCGTGACCGATGTCATCCGCAACGGCAATCATTACGGTGGGACGATTAAATTCTTCTACAATTTTCGAGGCAATAATCCCAATAACCCCTGGATGCCATCCCTCGTCTGCCAATACAATAGCGGTGGTTTCATCCAGGTCTAATTCGTGTAATACCTTTTTCCTTGCTGACGCCATGATATCAATCTGGATTTCCTGCCTTCTTTTATTCTCCTGTTCCAGAAAATTGGCAATTTCCACGGCCCTTTCCTTGCATCTCGTGATTAACAGTTCAACGACAATGCCTGCATTGCCTATACGGCCTGGAGCATTCAACCGGGGTCCCAAACGATATCCTACATGAAAGGCATCGAGATTTCTGTGAGAAATATCTGCCACATCAAGGAGCGCTCGCAACCCTGGGATTTCAGTATATTGCAACGCACTCAGCCCATATTTTGTAACGATACGGTTTTCACCCAGGAGTGGCACCACATCAGCAATCGTTCCCAAAGCCACCAGACCTACAGCGCTTAGCAGGAAATCCTTGAATTCCGAAGAGACCTTCTTCTGAGGTGAAAAATGCTGCCCAATGGCCCATGCCAGCTTAAAGGCAATGCCAACGCCAGAGAGGTTATGAAACACATGGTTGGATGCATGTAATTTTGGATTGACTACCGCAAAGGCATTGGGTATTTCCTGACCGGGCCGATGGTGATCGGTAATAATCAGGTCGATGCCATGTGTGCGTGCAATATCTGCCTCCCGGCAGGCATTGATACCGCAGTCTACCGTCAAAATGACGTTTGCCCCACCTTCCCGAAGCTTTTTAATTGCGTCTGCATTCAAACCATATCCCTCTTCCAGCCTTTCCGGGATATAGTAACTTACCTTTGCCCCCACCAATTCCAGGCACCGATACATGAGCGCCGTGGCCGATAGGCCATCGACATCATAATCGCCGTAAATGACGATTTTTTCTCCCTTCCGTACGGCCTCGTTGATACGAATGGATGCCTTTTCAATATCCGGCAGAAGAGAGGGGTCTCCCAATGCCCCAATCTGTGGCTGGAGAAAGCTTCTGGCAGATGCGACATCAATGATCCCGCGATTGATAAGAACCTGAGCCAGCAATTGCGATATTTTGAGTCTGCTGGCAAGCTCTGTTTGCAGTGGCTTGTTAGGGGGACAAAATACCCACCGTTTAATCATGGTGTTTTCGTTTATGAGAAAGGTATAATATTGTTAAAATGTAAAACTCAAATTCAAATGTATCAAAAAACAAACGACAGTATGTATTATTCAGCGCCAGGTAACTCTTTTTGGTTGCGGCTTGCTGTGTCAGGTGTTATCATTTTACTTTGATTTGTAAGTCTTTCAAGGAAATTTAATTATTTTTCATTTTTCTCTATTCTTCCCGGTATTTTATCACTTTAACCTTGTGTCCGCATTTTAACAAGGCAAGTGAACAGAAAATCTTTTATTGAAAAACATGCAATGATGTGATAGCATTTTGCTGTAGCTTTGCGATACTTCGCCATTGATGTCAAAAATAGTGGACTGGCCCAATGTTCCTTGTTTTGTTCCTCCACCTTGTATCACGGTATCACGGTAATTCTTCAGAACTTTTCGTTTTATAATCAATTAAGGAATCAATGAGAAAAAGCACTCTTTTTAGCGAATGTGCCAAGTTATTGTCATTCGCAAGACCTTACTGGAAATACATGGCATTAGCCATTATCAGTATGATCATGTATACCTCGGCAAATGGTGTCCAGATTTCATTAATCAAGCCTATCATAGACAAACTTCTGATAGGGAATGCAGAAAAGGTGGAAGAGTTGCCGAGGATCGATATAGAGCAGGATATACAAAAACAAGGTAACCAATCTCCTGTTAAACAGTTTAAAAATCAGATATTCCACAAATTTGCGTTTATAGAAAAACTACAAAAACATGCTACAAGTTCATTTACGAACATCGGCATTGTGATGGCAATTGTCGCCCCCATTATTTTCTTTTCCTGTTATTTCCAGCAATACTTCAGAAATCTTGTCATGTGGGCCGTTGTTGTGGACATCCGGAATAAGGTATGCGACCATTTACTCCCACAACCCCTGAGTTTTTTTGAAAACAGGAAGAGCGGCGACCTCCTTTCCAGGTTAACGAATGACATTGCTGTAACGCAGTCAGGACTTACGGTCCTTTTTGATGAAATCCTGCTGCAACCCTTAAAATTGATTTGCGGATTGACTCTGGCATTTTATTTTAGCTGGAAGCTTTCCTTGTTGACCCTGATTGCCTTTCCTGTGATATTCATTCCTGTGCTGATCATGGGCAAAAAAATCAAGAAGCATGGGAAGGGAAGTTTGCGGCATCTCTCTGACCTCACAGATGCCTTGCGGGAAATGTTTGCAGGCATTCGAATTGTGAAGGCGTTTAAGATGGAGGCTGAAGAGAGCCGTGAAATCCACGACATCAGTGACCGATTCTTCAGGAAAAGGCTGAAGATGGTCAAGGCAAAGGCAATCAACACGAGTACCAGTGAATTCGTTTATGCCCTGGGTCTCGCTGTCTTGATTATTTTGGGAGGCTATGTGGTTGTGTCAAAGAAAATCACTCCGGGGGAACTCGGTGGGTTTATTACCGCCATAGGTTTTATGGTGATTACGACCGTCAAGAAACTGGCCAAGAGTTATGCAAGTTTGCAAGAATCCCTGGCGGGTGTCAATCGGGTATTCGAACTATTCACGATAGAACCCACGATAAAAGACCATGCCGGGGCCGTGACGCTGAAGCACGTAGAAGAAGGCATTTCTTTTAAGGACGTGAGTTTTTCCTACGAAAACAGTGAGGAGTTTGTCTTGAAAGATATCAACCTTACCATCCGCAAAGGAGAGATACTTGCTATTGTGGGTAAGAGCGGGGCCGGGAAATCGACTCTGGTAAACCTGATACCCCGTTTCTATGACCCTGTCAAAGGCGCCATAGAGATAGACGGAATAGATATACGAAAGATTAAACACGAATCGCTCCTCACACACATTGCAATAGTCTCCCAGCAAACCTTCCTCTTTAACCGCAGTCTCCGTGAAAACATACTCTACGGGAGAAGGGATGCTACAATTGAAGAAATTTATGCAGCGGCAAGGTCTGCCAATATCCATGAATTTATTATGAGCCTCTCCAAAGGTTACGATACCGTTGTGGGTGAATTGGGGGTAAAACTATCCGGAGGGCAGCGTCAACGGATTGCCATTGCCCGCGCCATACTGAAAAATGCACCCATTTTACTCTTAGATGAAGCGACTTCGTCGCTGGATTATGAATCTGAGAAACTGGTACAAGATGCACTCAATAACCTCATCGCCGGAAAAACGACCATCATCGTTGCCCATCGCCTTTCCACAATCCAGCATTGTGACAGAATCATCGTAATGCAAAATGGACATATTGTAGAAACAGGCAGTCACGACTCCCTCATGTCAGGTGAGGGAGAATACAAACGCGTGTACCAGTTGCATTTTGATACACTTCAGTCATGAGAATTCTTGTTATTGGCTCTCAGGGCATGCTCGGCAGAGACCTTGTAAATCGATTTCCCAACTTTTCTGACTCAAAATTCCCCTGTATTGAAGTTGTCGCAGCGAATCACAAGCACATAGATATTACGCATGGCCCAAATACCTCCACATTCATTGCTCAAATCAAGCCAGATGTAATTGTCAACTGCGTTGCGTTCGCGGATGTCGATGCCTGCGAAACCCGGATTTCTGATGCCTTCGCTATCAATGCAGATGGAGCAAAGAATGTAGCATTGTCGGGAAAAGAAACAGGGGCAAAGATTATTCATATCAGCACCGATTACGTATTTGATGGCGCCAAGAATGGATCTTACATTGAAACCGACAAACCCAATCCCCTCTCTATCTATGGCAAATCAAAACTCGAAGGAGAACTTGCCATTCAAGAAATAAGCGATAATTACGCTATTATCAGAACGGCATGGCTTTATGGCCTGTATAAGAAAAATTTTGTAACCACCATGCTAAATCTGGGAAGGAAAAACCGCTCCGTGTCTGTTGTTACCGATCAGTGTGGATGCCCAACGTATACGGCAGATCTATCATATGCCATATGGAACATCATATCGCTGGATCTCCGGGGCCTGTACCACGTAACGAACGATGGAACATGTTCGCGCTATGAATGGGCAAAGAAGATCTTTGCATTAACCGGTGATCAGGTATCGGTACTGCCTGTGAAAACCGCAGATTACAAACGCGCTGCCGCAGTCCCTCGAAATGCTTCTCTAAACTGTGCGAAATATGCCAATGCCAGCGGACACAAGATGCGACTATGGCAAGAGGCACTGGAAGAGTATTTAAGGCAATGGAACGATTCAGCCTCGAATTGACACAAATGGGCACGAGGGGAAAGTTTGAGCTGTATAAAAATTTGGATAAAACGCTTTACCTTAAAATAGTTAATCCCATAAATCGATGATCTTCATCAAATTTTGCTTTGGTTGTTAAAATGAGTACTATATTGAAAAATAGAGTGACTGTTACTGCCTTAATATCTGCTGTCGCTGGCAAGATTAACAGAATTAACAGGGAAATTCGGTTATTGCAGGTAAAGTGGCAAATGAGTCCTGTATATATTTGTGAAATGGCCTGTTAAAAGTCACTATGATCCGTAGCTCTGATCCCGATACGATACGTCCTTACCTTAAAGACGCTTCTAACCTTACCGGTGGCTATGCAGGTGAGGTGGTTTTTCCTGAAGACGAAAAAGAGGTCATTCAGGTGCTGGATGAGGCATGCCGCGCCGGTACACCGGTAACGATCGCAGGAAATGGTACAGGTCTCGTCGGAGCAAGGATACCGTTTGGCGGAATTGTTCTCTCAACTGAAAAGCTCGGCGGATTAAGGAAAATTTATCAAATCGACGGAGGTTCCGGTTACGCCGTGACAGGACCGGCCATTACTTTAAGAGCGCTGCAGGAGGCAGTTTCTGCAAGAGGATTCCTTTACCCTCCGGATCCGACAGAACAGAACGCCTTTATCGGCGCCAGTGTCGCAACGAATGCATCGGGGGCGCGCACTTTCAAATACGGAGCTACCCGACGGTGGATAAGACGAATAAGGGTGGTTCTTGCAACAGGAGACGCCCTGGAATTACGCCGTGGGGAATTCGTTGCTGATAAAGAAGGCCGCCTTTTCCTGAATGGGCACAGAAACTCTTTTGAATTAAAGCTACCCCAATACCGAATGCCTGAGGGAAAGCACTCCGCTGGCTACTATGTGGCTCAAGGAATGAGCGCCCTTGATCTTTTTATTGGTTCTGAAGGAACTTTAGGCGTGATCACCGAGGTTGAGGTTGAGTTAATTCCTAAGCCGCAGGAACTCTTCAGTGGCGTTGTTTTCTTTGACCGGGAGGAGAATGCCTGGCAGTTCGCCGACCATGCCAGAGGAGAGTCGCTGGAAAACCGCGCTTCCCGGAGAAGAGATCTCATTGATGCCAGCGCCCTGGAGTACTTCGATTCCCAGTCTCTGGAAATTCTGCTTTCATCCTATTCTCAAATTCCCGGAAATGCTCGGTCAGCCATCTTTTTTGAACAGGAGATGCAACCTGAGTCCGGAAAGATACTCATGGA contains:
- the recJ gene encoding single-stranded-DNA-specific exonuclease RecJ, whose translation is MIKRWVFCPPNKPLQTELASRLKISQLLAQVLINRGIIDVASARSFLQPQIGALGDPSLLPDIEKASIRINEAVRKGEKIVIYGDYDVDGLSATALMYRCLELVGAKVSYYIPERLEEGYGLNADAIKKLREGGANVILTVDCGINACREADIARTHGIDLIITDHHRPGQEIPNAFAVVNPKLHASNHVFHNLSGVGIAFKLAWAIGQHFSPQKKVSSEFKDFLLSAVGLVALGTIADVVPLLGENRIVTKYGLSALQYTEIPGLRALLDVADISHRNLDAFHVGYRLGPRLNAPGRIGNAGIVVELLITRCKERAVEIANFLEQENKRRQEIQIDIMASARKKVLHELDLDETTAIVLADEGWHPGVIGIIASKIVEEFNRPTVMIAVADDIGHGSARSIPSFHILEALENCRNKLLSVGGHAQAAGLKIHPDNIDAFREMLNSMTSQRLCKTDLVPVLNIDAEVTLSMLSKALVTELARLSPHGEGNPIPLFAATNLKIVGQPRRIGSKGQHLSFYVKQGDAAIRAVAFGMGEHMDRLRQNGRTCSIAFAVKINNWMDNEQLELEVKDVKFDNE
- a CDS encoding ABC transporter ATP-binding protein: MRKSTLFSECAKLLSFARPYWKYMALAIISMIMYTSANGVQISLIKPIIDKLLIGNAEKVEELPRIDIEQDIQKQGNQSPVKQFKNQIFHKFAFIEKLQKHATSSFTNIGIVMAIVAPIIFFSCYFQQYFRNLVMWAVVVDIRNKVCDHLLPQPLSFFENRKSGDLLSRLTNDIAVTQSGLTVLFDEILLQPLKLICGLTLAFYFSWKLSLLTLIAFPVIFIPVLIMGKKIKKHGKGSLRHLSDLTDALREMFAGIRIVKAFKMEAEESREIHDISDRFFRKRLKMVKAKAINTSTSEFVYALGLAVLIILGGYVVVSKKITPGELGGFITAIGFMVITTVKKLAKSYASLQESLAGVNRVFELFTIEPTIKDHAGAVTLKHVEEGISFKDVSFSYENSEEFVLKDINLTIRKGEILAIVGKSGAGKSTLVNLIPRFYDPVKGAIEIDGIDIRKIKHESLLTHIAIVSQQTFLFNRSLRENILYGRRDATIEEIYAAARSANIHEFIMSLSKGYDTVVGELGVKLSGGQRQRIAIARAILKNAPILLLDEATSSLDYESEKLVQDALNNLIAGKTTIIVAHRLSTIQHCDRIIVMQNGHIVETGSHDSLMSGEGEYKRVYQLHFDTLQS
- the rfbD gene encoding dTDP-4-dehydrorhamnose reductase, giving the protein MRILVIGSQGMLGRDLVNRFPNFSDSKFPCIEVVAANHKHIDITHGPNTSTFIAQIKPDVIVNCVAFADVDACETRISDAFAINADGAKNVALSGKETGAKIIHISTDYVFDGAKNGSYIETDKPNPLSIYGKSKLEGELAIQEISDNYAIIRTAWLYGLYKKNFVTTMLNLGRKNRSVSVVTDQCGCPTYTADLSYAIWNIISLDLRGLYHVTNDGTCSRYEWAKKIFALTGDQVSVLPVKTADYKRAAAVPRNASLNCAKYANASGHKMRLWQEALEEYLRQWNDSASN
- a CDS encoding FAD-binding oxidoreductase, encoding MIRSSDPDTIRPYLKDASNLTGGYAGEVVFPEDEKEVIQVLDEACRAGTPVTIAGNGTGLVGARIPFGGIVLSTEKLGGLRKIYQIDGGSGYAVTGPAITLRALQEAVSARGFLYPPDPTEQNAFIGASVATNASGARTFKYGATRRWIRRIRVVLATGDALELRRGEFVADKEGRLFLNGHRNSFELKLPQYRMPEGKHSAGYYVAQGMSALDLFIGSEGTLGVITEVEVELIPKPQELFSGVVFFDREENAWQFADHARGESLENRASRRRDLIDASALEYFDSQSLEILLSSYSQIPGNARSAIFFEQEMQPESGKILMEQWFQLCRGHQSLFDQSWFGKSPKEHAEFRVFRHAIPVLVNRILRQHHQMKIGTDFTVPNERFFDLFKLYRQGLTGSGLRYCIFGHIADNHLHVNLLPQNDWEADRGWQLYRKIVRQIIEWGGTISAEHGVGKIKREYLLDMFSQSGLQEMAFIKKTLDPYVILGRGNIIPEEFLLR
- a CDS encoding Clp1/GlmU family protein, encoding MDTIDIRKEWEQAAKRIKQDAKVCIVLGKTDSGKSTLCKYLIHTWAASGTRVGYVDSDLGQSTLGPPTTVSLKIFNTPPHQNNSANPLYLHFVGNTAPEGFLLQTLHAIKTMVDKSQQQGSHITLVDTTGFIDGPVARILKLHKIEMLRPQRILALQAEDEMEHLLRGYEKMGWQVMRLVCSKHVVTRSQAERQRYRSEKYKAYFKSAKIVDCPIHKVAFPSCIIGTGQRIQPAELPKEACIHGMNHLYMEKCGTELLIMPDHMDVSIPVYKLKGYFGASSVVLIERQQLKDLLVGLNDENNTTLGLGTVTDLDPFAGKITLFTPVSNISKIATIRLGALKIERGEREYGRTQIIQYL